A single window of Carassius auratus strain Wakin chromosome 9, ASM336829v1, whole genome shotgun sequence DNA harbors:
- the LOC113108315 gene encoding calcium/calmodulin-dependent 3',5'-cyclic nucleotide phosphodiesterase 1A isoform X1, producing MDALSNDTDGLENSLKYSKCDQTEKMWIRLKGMQKYKSTSQRLRCLVKQLDKGEVNVVDLRKNIEYAASVLEAVYIDETRRLLDTEDELSDIQADSVPMEVRDWLASTFTRKMGVVRRRPEEKPRFRSIVHAVQAGIFVERMYRRTSNMAGLTYPPSVITALKDVDKWSFDVFTLQEASNEHALKFLVYELLTRYDLISRFRIPVSSLVLFVEALEIGYSKHRNPYHNLIHAADVTQTAHYLMLHTGIMHWLTELEILAMVFAAAIHDFEHTGTTNNFHIQTRSEVAILYNDRSVLENHHVSAAYRLMQEDEMNILVNLPKDDWRELRTLVIEMVMSTDMSCHFQQIKTMRNTLQQPEGIDKAKVLSLMLHAADISHPAKGWKLHYRWTQALMEEFFRQGDKEAELGLPFSPLCDRKATMIAQSQIGFIDFIVEPTFSVLVDTTEKIISPLIEEAVKSGGVRRSSLTGRGSAAVVESVQRHSGRGSNDEQGGTTDYSLSSLDLKRVRHLLCEIIQNNKERWKELSVQEFANKQHERMSDLEEEPMRNTQVTLSRSSPARGSHDSESKSLNELNNTDSTHSSQESLEQSSQSPAEGPGDGSPEDHSSETLPWNGKSA from the exons ATTGAGATGTCTGGTGAAGCAGCTGGATAAGGGGGAGGTGAATGTCGTAGATCTGAGAAAAAACATTGAATATGCCGCATCGGTTCTGGAAGCAGTGTACATTGACGAAACTAG GCGGCTTCTGGACACAGAGGATGAGCTCAGTGATATCCAGGCAGACTCTGTGCCCATGGAGGTGCGAGATTGGCTGGCCTCCACCTTCACCAGGAAGATGGGAGTGGTGCGCAGACGGCCGGAAGAAAAGCCCCGGTTCCGCAGCATCGTTCACGCCGTTCAGGCTGGGATCTTTGTTGAACG AATGTACAGAAGAACATCCAACATGGCAGGGTTGACCTATCCACCATCTGTAATTACAGCTCTTAAG GATGTTGATAAATGGTCATTTGACGTCTTCACGCTTCAAGAGGCGAGTAATGAACACGCTCTGAAGTTCCTGGTGTATGAACTGCTCACCAGATATGACCTGATCAGCCGCTTTAGG ATACCAGTGTCCTCCTTGGTGTTATTTGTGGAAGCTCTGGAAATAGGCTACAGCAAGCACAGAAACCCTTACCACAATCTGATCCACGCTGCCGATGTCACGCAGACAGCACACTATCTGATGCTTCACACTGGCATTATG CACTGGCTCACTGAACTGGAAATATTGGCCATGGTGTTTGCTGCTGCTATCCACGACTTTGAACACACTGGAACCACCAACAACTTCCACATCCAGACCAG ATCAGAAGTGGCCATCCTGTACAACGATCGCTCGGTTCTGGAAAACCACCACGTGAGCGCAGCCTACAGACTCATGCAAGAAGATGAGATGAACATCCTGGTCAACCTCCCGAAGGACGACTGGAG GGAGCTGCGGACGCTGGTGATCGAGATGGTCATGAGCACAGATATGTCCTGCCATTTCCAGCAGATCAAGACGATGAGGAACACGCTGCAGCAGCCGGAGGG AATAGACAAGGCTAAAGTGCTGTCCCTGATGCTGCACGCGGCTGATATCAGCCATCCCGCTAAGGGCTGGAAACTGCACTACCGCTGGACACAAGCCCTCATGGAGGAGTTCTTCAGACAG GGTGACAAGGAGGCAGAGCTAGGGCTGCCATTCTCTCCACTGTGTGACCGGAAAGCCACCATGATTGCCCAGTCTCAGATAG GGTTCATCGATTTCATCGTCGAGCCCACGTTCTCTGTTCTTGTCGACACAACAGAGAAGATCATTAGTCCTCTCATAGAGGAAGCTGTAAAATCTGGGGGTGTCCGCAGGTCAAG TTTGACGGGCCGGGGCTCGGCCGCGGTGGTAGAGTCAGTACAGAGACACAGCGGTCGGGGTTCGAATGATGAGCAGGGAGGCACTACAGATTACTCCCTGAGCAGCCTCGACCTGAAACGAGTCCGACACCTGCTCTGTGAGATCATCCAGAACAACAAGGAGCGCTGGAAAGAGCTGTCTGTTCAAG AGTTTGCCAACAAACAACACGAGAGAATGTCAGACCTGGAAGAGGAGCCCATGAGAAACACACAAGTCACACTGTCCCGCAGCAGTCCAGCCAGAGGGAGTCACGACTCGGAGTCAAAGTCCCTGAACGAACTGAACAATACAGACTCCACTCACTCTTCCCAGGAATCTCTGGAACAGAGTTCCCAGTCCCCAGCGGAGGGGCCGGGCGACGGGTCACCAGAGGACCACAGCTCAGAAACTCTGCCTTGGAACGGCAAAA
- the LOC113108315 gene encoding calcium/calmodulin-dependent 3',5'-cyclic nucleotide phosphodiesterase 1A isoform X2, with protein MDEYVTIKRKLLHRPIFRLRCLVKQLDKGEVNVVDLRKNIEYAASVLEAVYIDETRRLLDTEDELSDIQADSVPMEVRDWLASTFTRKMGVVRRRPEEKPRFRSIVHAVQAGIFVERMYRRTSNMAGLTYPPSVITALKDVDKWSFDVFTLQEASNEHALKFLVYELLTRYDLISRFRIPVSSLVLFVEALEIGYSKHRNPYHNLIHAADVTQTAHYLMLHTGIMHWLTELEILAMVFAAAIHDFEHTGTTNNFHIQTRSEVAILYNDRSVLENHHVSAAYRLMQEDEMNILVNLPKDDWRELRTLVIEMVMSTDMSCHFQQIKTMRNTLQQPEGIDKAKVLSLMLHAADISHPAKGWKLHYRWTQALMEEFFRQGDKEAELGLPFSPLCDRKATMIAQSQIGFIDFIVEPTFSVLVDTTEKIISPLIEEAVKSGGVRRSSLTGRGSAAVVESVQRHSGRGSNDEQGGTTDYSLSSLDLKRVRHLLCEIIQNNKERWKELSVQEFANKQHERMSDLEEEPMRNTQVTLSRSSPARGSHDSESKSLNELNNTDSTHSSQESLEQSSQSPAEGPGDGSPEDHSSETLPWNGKSA; from the exons ATTGAGATGTCTGGTGAAGCAGCTGGATAAGGGGGAGGTGAATGTCGTAGATCTGAGAAAAAACATTGAATATGCCGCATCGGTTCTGGAAGCAGTGTACATTGACGAAACTAG GCGGCTTCTGGACACAGAGGATGAGCTCAGTGATATCCAGGCAGACTCTGTGCCCATGGAGGTGCGAGATTGGCTGGCCTCCACCTTCACCAGGAAGATGGGAGTGGTGCGCAGACGGCCGGAAGAAAAGCCCCGGTTCCGCAGCATCGTTCACGCCGTTCAGGCTGGGATCTTTGTTGAACG AATGTACAGAAGAACATCCAACATGGCAGGGTTGACCTATCCACCATCTGTAATTACAGCTCTTAAG GATGTTGATAAATGGTCATTTGACGTCTTCACGCTTCAAGAGGCGAGTAATGAACACGCTCTGAAGTTCCTGGTGTATGAACTGCTCACCAGATATGACCTGATCAGCCGCTTTAGG ATACCAGTGTCCTCCTTGGTGTTATTTGTGGAAGCTCTGGAAATAGGCTACAGCAAGCACAGAAACCCTTACCACAATCTGATCCACGCTGCCGATGTCACGCAGACAGCACACTATCTGATGCTTCACACTGGCATTATG CACTGGCTCACTGAACTGGAAATATTGGCCATGGTGTTTGCTGCTGCTATCCACGACTTTGAACACACTGGAACCACCAACAACTTCCACATCCAGACCAG ATCAGAAGTGGCCATCCTGTACAACGATCGCTCGGTTCTGGAAAACCACCACGTGAGCGCAGCCTACAGACTCATGCAAGAAGATGAGATGAACATCCTGGTCAACCTCCCGAAGGACGACTGGAG GGAGCTGCGGACGCTGGTGATCGAGATGGTCATGAGCACAGATATGTCCTGCCATTTCCAGCAGATCAAGACGATGAGGAACACGCTGCAGCAGCCGGAGGG AATAGACAAGGCTAAAGTGCTGTCCCTGATGCTGCACGCGGCTGATATCAGCCATCCCGCTAAGGGCTGGAAACTGCACTACCGCTGGACACAAGCCCTCATGGAGGAGTTCTTCAGACAG GGTGACAAGGAGGCAGAGCTAGGGCTGCCATTCTCTCCACTGTGTGACCGGAAAGCCACCATGATTGCCCAGTCTCAGATAG GGTTCATCGATTTCATCGTCGAGCCCACGTTCTCTGTTCTTGTCGACACAACAGAGAAGATCATTAGTCCTCTCATAGAGGAAGCTGTAAAATCTGGGGGTGTCCGCAGGTCAAG TTTGACGGGCCGGGGCTCGGCCGCGGTGGTAGAGTCAGTACAGAGACACAGCGGTCGGGGTTCGAATGATGAGCAGGGAGGCACTACAGATTACTCCCTGAGCAGCCTCGACCTGAAACGAGTCCGACACCTGCTCTGTGAGATCATCCAGAACAACAAGGAGCGCTGGAAAGAGCTGTCTGTTCAAG AGTTTGCCAACAAACAACACGAGAGAATGTCAGACCTGGAAGAGGAGCCCATGAGAAACACACAAGTCACACTGTCCCGCAGCAGTCCAGCCAGAGGGAGTCACGACTCGGAGTCAAAGTCCCTGAACGAACTGAACAATACAGACTCCACTCACTCTTCCCAGGAATCTCTGGAACAGAGTTCCCAGTCCCCAGCGGAGGGGCCGGGCGACGGGTCACCAGAGGACCACAGCTCAGAAACTCTGCCTTGGAACGGCAAAA